The following are encoded in a window of Coriobacteriia bacterium genomic DNA:
- the argF gene encoding ornithine carbamoyltransferase, which translates to MNNELFRGRDLLALDDFSPEELVHLVGVAEAQKRMWNTGLRKAPLPGKSVAVILQKPSLRTRVSFEMACVQLGAHCVVMSGPDGAFSRGETVHDTAKVLERYVDAIVIRTYAQSVVEELAAHASVPVINALTDDHHPCQGLADLLTIQERFGRLSGLRFAYVGDGNNMANTYLLAGALAGMDVAIACPAGYEPSADVVGRASAIAERTSARVHVGDDASAAVAGANVVVTDTWASMGQEFEHEERLAAFQPYRVDEALFAMAAPDAVFLHCLPAHRGEEVTDGVIDHPRSLVFDEAENRLHAQKALLSLVLG; encoded by the coding sequence GTGAACAACGAACTGTTTCGGGGGCGCGATCTTCTCGCTCTGGACGATTTTTCGCCCGAGGAGCTCGTCCACCTCGTGGGGGTCGCGGAGGCGCAGAAGCGCATGTGGAACACCGGGCTTCGCAAGGCGCCGCTTCCCGGCAAGTCCGTCGCGGTCATTCTGCAGAAGCCGTCGCTGCGCACGCGAGTGAGTTTTGAGATGGCGTGCGTACAGCTCGGCGCCCACTGTGTGGTCATGAGCGGACCTGACGGCGCGTTCTCGCGCGGCGAGACCGTGCATGACACGGCGAAGGTGCTCGAGCGCTACGTCGACGCAATCGTCATTCGGACCTACGCCCAGTCCGTCGTCGAGGAGCTGGCCGCGCATGCGTCGGTTCCCGTGATCAACGCGCTCACCGACGACCATCATCCCTGTCAGGGACTCGCCGATCTTCTCACCATCCAGGAGCGCTTCGGAAGGCTCTCGGGGCTACGATTCGCCTACGTCGGGGATGGCAACAACATGGCCAACACCTACCTGTTGGCCGGTGCCCTTGCGGGTATGGACGTCGCGATCGCCTGTCCTGCGGGCTACGAGCCGTCGGCAGACGTCGTGGGTCGTGCCTCGGCCATCGCCGAGCGCACCAGTGCTCGCGTGCATGTCGGAGACGACGCGTCGGCGGCTGTCGCCGGCGCCAACGTCGTCGTCACCGACACCTGGGCGTCGATGGGGCAAGAGTTCGAGCATGAGGAGCGTCTCGCGGCGTTTCAGCCGTATCGGGTGGACGAGGCGCTCTTCGCCATGGCGGCCCCGGATGCGGTGTTTTTGCACTGCTTGCCTGCGCACCGCGGCGAGGAGGTCACCGACGGAGTCATCGACCACCCGCGCTCGCTCGTGTTCGATGAGGCGGAGAACCGTCTGCACGCACAGAAAGCGCTGCTGTCGCTCGTGTTGGGCTAG
- a CDS encoding ArgR family transcriptional regulator translates to MRKRRERQDAIRRMVRNERIRTQRALVDRLKDDGYDCTQATVSRDITEMGLRKLPEGVYVLAEDLHLQRMVKDLVVGVKRTANLVLVKAQAGTAPGVAAALDAAEIGGILGSVSGDDTILVITDSEPEGAALVETLDKFRGA, encoded by the coding sequence ATGAGAAAACGGCGTGAGCGTCAGGATGCCATACGGCGCATGGTGCGAAACGAGCGCATCCGAACGCAGCGCGCACTCGTTGACAGGCTCAAAGACGACGGCTACGACTGCACCCAAGCCACGGTGTCACGCGACATCACCGAGATGGGGCTTCGTAAGTTGCCTGAGGGCGTGTACGTGCTTGCCGAGGACCTGCACCTGCAGCGCATGGTCAAGGACCTGGTCGTCGGGGTGAAGCGAACCGCGAACCTCGTGCTGGTCAAGGCCCAGGCGGGGACGGCGCCAGGCGTTGCGGCCGCCCTCGACGCTGCAGAGATCGGGGGCATTCTCGGGAGCGTCTCGGGCGACGACACGATTCTCGTCATCACCGACTCAGAGCCTGAGGGCGCGGCTCTCGTCGAGACACTCGATAAGTTCAGGGGCGCGTAG
- a CDS encoding argininosuccinate synthase has protein sequence MTREKCVLAYSGGLDTSVAIRWIQEHKDMDVIALAIDVGQERQDLEFVRQKALGIGAIESIVKDVREEYVEEYLSKALKANALYENKYPLVSAMSRPIIVKHLVEEAHRHQAKYIGHGCTGKGNDQVRFEVGIAALDPDLEIVAPVREWELKTREQEMEWAEARGIPVPTTKENPYSIDDNLWGRAIECGVLEDPWVEPPADIYTLTNDTRTDACGNEPEYAVISFEQGVPVALDGELMSFHEIINAMNELAGKHGFGRIDMIENRLIGVKSREIYEVPGALTLITAHKAMEDLCLERDVLHYKLQIEQRWAELVYNGMWFSPLKEALDGFIETTQQLVTGDVRLRFFKGSCVPVGRRSPYSLYDYNLATYDEADSFDHKAAKGFIDLHGLPVKVWARQRRKVGKEGEV, from the coding sequence ATGACCCGCGAGAAGTGCGTGCTGGCATACTCCGGAGGCCTCGACACCTCCGTTGCGATCAGGTGGATCCAAGAGCACAAGGACATGGACGTCATCGCGCTGGCTATCGACGTAGGCCAGGAGCGACAGGACCTCGAGTTCGTGCGCCAGAAGGCGCTCGGCATCGGTGCTATTGAATCCATCGTCAAGGACGTGCGCGAAGAGTACGTCGAGGAGTACCTCTCCAAGGCGCTTAAGGCGAACGCCCTGTACGAGAACAAGTACCCCCTGGTCAGCGCGATGTCCCGGCCGATCATCGTCAAGCACCTGGTCGAAGAGGCGCATCGCCATCAGGCCAAGTACATCGGACATGGCTGCACCGGCAAAGGTAACGATCAAGTGCGCTTCGAGGTCGGCATCGCAGCGCTGGACCCCGATCTTGAGATCGTGGCGCCCGTTCGCGAGTGGGAGCTCAAGACGCGCGAGCAGGAGATGGAGTGGGCCGAGGCCCGCGGAATCCCCGTACCCACCACCAAGGAGAATCCTTACTCCATCGACGACAACCTGTGGGGTCGGGCCATTGAGTGCGGCGTGCTCGAGGACCCCTGGGTCGAGCCTCCCGCAGACATCTACACCCTCACGAACGACACGCGCACCGACGCATGCGGCAATGAGCCTGAGTACGCGGTGATCAGTTTCGAGCAGGGCGTGCCGGTGGCGCTCGACGGTGAGCTCATGAGCTTTCACGAGATCATCAACGCGATGAACGAGTTGGCCGGCAAGCACGGGTTCGGGCGCATCGACATGATCGAGAATCGCCTCATCGGCGTGAAGTCGCGCGAGATCTACGAGGTCCCCGGTGCGCTCACGCTCATCACCGCGCACAAGGCGATGGAGGACCTGTGCCTCGAGCGCGACGTGCTGCACTACAAGTTGCAGATCGAGCAGCGCTGGGCAGAGCTCGTCTACAACGGCATGTGGTTCTCGCCGCTCAAGGAGGCCCTCGACGGCTTCATCGAGACGACCCAGCAGCTCGTCACGGGCGACGTCCGCCTGCGCTTCTTCAAGGGGAGCTGTGTTCCGGTCGGCCGCCGCAGCCCCTACTCGCTCTATGACTACAATCTGGCCACGTACGACGAGGCCGACAGCTTCGATCACAAGGCCGCCAAGGGCTTCATCGACCTGCACGGACTGCCCGTGAAGGTCTGGGCCCGCCAGCGCCGCAAGGTCGGCAAGGAAGGCGAGGTGTAG
- the argH gene encoding argininosuccinate lyase: MGDAKTPWGGRFEKSPNRFLIEFGASLPVDKRMWSEDIRGSVAHARMLAERGIITEDDADAIETGLAQIYREIREGAFEWHIEDEDVHMAIERALIERIGPAGARLHTARSRNDQVATDTRLFAKGRAVDLAYRALCLRRTLLRVAEENLSVVMPGYTHLQKAQPVLFSHHLLAYAAMLSRDFVRFRHAYESADTLPLGSAALAGTTFELDRDYVANRLGFAAVSGNSMDAVSDRDFLLDLVYACTVCQTHLSRLAEEIIIWSTEEFGFIALDDEFSTGSSIMPQKKNPDFAELVRGKTGRVIGDLTALLVTLKGLPLAYNKDMQEDKEGAFDAIDTVASSLRAMSGMIDTMRVNADAMRLGALGGFMAATDLADYLVGKGVPFRDAHEVVGKLVLACEKDGRTLQGMSVEDYQLHDQRFGDDVRGVVDIDRVVARRVSEGGTGHDAVRAQIERVRAELVADEAWVEAAEE, from the coding sequence ATGGGTGATGCCAAGACCCCGTGGGGCGGTCGGTTCGAGAAGAGCCCGAACCGCTTCCTGATCGAGTTCGGTGCCTCCTTGCCGGTGGACAAGCGGATGTGGTCCGAGGACATCCGCGGCTCGGTCGCCCATGCGCGCATGCTCGCCGAGCGGGGCATCATCACCGAGGATGATGCCGATGCGATCGAGACCGGCCTTGCACAGATCTACCGCGAGATCCGCGAGGGAGCCTTCGAGTGGCATATCGAGGACGAGGATGTGCACATGGCCATCGAGCGCGCGCTCATTGAGCGCATCGGGCCCGCCGGCGCGCGGCTCCACACCGCCCGAAGCAGAAACGACCAGGTGGCGACCGATACCCGGTTGTTCGCGAAGGGGCGCGCGGTCGATCTCGCCTATCGCGCGCTGTGCCTGCGCCGCACCTTGCTGCGCGTCGCCGAGGAGAACCTGAGCGTGGTCATGCCCGGCTACACCCACCTGCAGAAGGCGCAACCGGTACTGTTCAGCCACCACCTGCTGGCCTATGCCGCCATGCTGTCTCGCGATTTCGTCCGGTTCCGTCACGCATACGAGTCGGCCGATACGCTCCCCTTGGGAAGCGCTGCGCTCGCGGGGACGACCTTCGAGCTTGACCGCGACTACGTGGCCAACAGGCTCGGGTTCGCCGCGGTCAGCGGCAACTCCATGGATGCGGTGTCCGACCGCGATTTCCTGCTCGACCTGGTCTATGCGTGCACGGTCTGCCAGACGCACCTGTCGCGGCTGGCAGAGGAGATCATCATCTGGTCAACCGAGGAGTTCGGCTTCATCGCGCTCGACGACGAGTTCTCCACCGGCTCCTCGATCATGCCGCAGAAGAAGAACCCTGACTTCGCAGAGCTCGTGCGGGGCAAGACCGGACGCGTCATCGGCGACCTGACGGCGCTGCTCGTGACCCTCAAGGGCCTGCCGCTTGCCTACAACAAGGACATGCAGGAGGACAAGGAAGGGGCCTTCGACGCGATCGACACCGTGGCTTCGTCGCTGCGCGCGATGTCGGGGATGATCGACACCATGCGCGTGAACGCCGACGCGATGCGCCTTGGGGCGTTGGGCGGGTTCATGGCCGCCACGGACCTCGCGGACTATCTGGTGGGCAAGGGAGTGCCCTTCCGCGATGCCCATGAGGTCGTCGGCAAGCTCGTACTGGCTTGCGAGAAGGACGGCAGGACGCTGCAGGGCATGTCCGTCGAGGACTACCAGCTCCACGACCAGCGCTTCGGTGACGATGTGCGAGGAGTCGTCGACATCGACCGGGTGGTGGCGCGACGCGTCAGTGAGGGCGGCACCGGGCATGATGCTGTCCGAGCCCAGATCGAGCGCGTGCGAGCCGAACTGGTCGCCGACGAAGCGTGGGTCGAGGCTGCCGAGGAGTGA
- a CDS encoding PBP1A family penicillin-binding protein, whose protein sequence is MSARRARLRRTRRGQGMIIAARVAAVLVAVVILMASVGAVSAGALVKSWLEDLPDPNAPGAFEVAKATKIYSADGKLLARLYLEDREVIPVSKMSSDLVDAVVAVEDSRFYDHNGVDFIGLGRAVVVNLTEGFGEEGASTITQQYVRNTILLDERTDISVARKVREAYLAIELEKRYTKEQILGMYLNAVYFGEGAYGAQAASRAYFAKNASDLSLPEAALLAGLPQQPSRLSPYDNPDGAIDRRNKVLGDMLRDGYITAEEHDKAVAAKLKLKRAKNPEDGIYGAPYFVAHVKKELQAKFSPAVVFKGGLTVYTTLDTRLQKKAEKAVRNGIGTSASGPEGALVSIDPRTGHVKALVGGRDYHKRKFNLATQGHRQPGSSFKTFVLVAAINEGMPPGFGVDSSSPAYIPTKPKPWVVGNSEGSGRGVISLASATAASVNTVFARVAWEIGSDKVAQMAKRMGIQTKIPALPSISLGAANVTPLEMASAYGTLATGGVLHKPVVIAKVKDSNGEVIFTASKRGKRVLKKEVARASTDVLRRVITGGTARRAQIGRPAAGKTGTSQNYRDVWFVGYTPQLVTAVWVGHLQERPVRVNGRNAFGGTVCAPIWAEFMRGALAGQPALEFPRAGQPKYSPAKFHIPVTKPPSVVGLALANAKSRLGGQSYSISYVWSDKKAGTVVAQGAKGGKLVLYVSKGRKPADRPSITPDPAPDPDPDPEPEPDPDPGIDPTSTPTP, encoded by the coding sequence ATGTCAGCACGACGTGCACGCCTGCGCCGCACCCGGCGCGGACAGGGCATGATCATCGCGGCCAGAGTGGCCGCGGTGCTGGTTGCGGTCGTCATCCTCATGGCCAGCGTCGGCGCCGTGAGCGCGGGGGCGCTGGTCAAGTCGTGGCTTGAGGACCTTCCGGACCCCAACGCGCCCGGAGCATTCGAGGTCGCGAAGGCCACCAAGATCTATTCGGCCGACGGCAAGCTCCTTGCCCGCCTCTACCTCGAGGACCGCGAGGTCATTCCCGTGTCCAAGATGTCGAGTGACCTCGTCGATGCCGTCGTGGCGGTCGAGGACTCTCGCTTCTACGATCACAACGGGGTCGATTTCATCGGTCTGGGTCGTGCGGTCGTGGTCAATCTGACCGAAGGCTTCGGCGAAGAGGGCGCCTCGACCATCACCCAGCAGTACGTCCGCAACACCATCCTGCTCGACGAGAGGACCGACATCTCGGTTGCGCGCAAGGTGCGTGAAGCCTATCTGGCCATCGAGCTGGAGAAGCGCTACACCAAGGAACAGATCCTCGGCATGTACCTCAACGCCGTGTACTTCGGCGAGGGAGCCTACGGCGCCCAGGCGGCATCGCGCGCCTACTTCGCCAAGAACGCGAGTGACCTCTCGCTTCCGGAGGCCGCGCTGCTCGCCGGTCTACCGCAGCAGCCGAGCAGACTCAGCCCCTACGACAACCCTGACGGCGCGATCGACCGACGCAACAAGGTTCTGGGCGACATGCTTCGCGACGGCTACATCACTGCCGAAGAGCACGACAAGGCCGTTGCCGCCAAGCTCAAGCTCAAGCGCGCGAAGAACCCCGAGGACGGCATCTACGGCGCGCCCTACTTCGTGGCCCACGTCAAGAAGGAGCTCCAGGCCAAGTTCTCTCCCGCCGTGGTATTCAAGGGCGGCCTGACGGTCTACACGACGCTCGACACCCGTCTTCAGAAGAAGGCCGAGAAGGCCGTTCGCAACGGCATCGGCACGTCGGCCTCGGGCCCCGAGGGTGCGCTTGTCAGCATCGATCCTCGCACAGGACACGTGAAGGCACTCGTCGGCGGACGCGACTATCACAAGAGGAAGTTCAACCTCGCGACTCAGGGTCACCGGCAGCCCGGATCGTCATTCAAGACGTTCGTGCTGGTCGCTGCGATCAACGAGGGTATGCCTCCGGGGTTCGGCGTCGACTCGTCCTCGCCTGCCTACATCCCGACCAAGCCCAAGCCGTGGGTGGTTGGCAACAGCGAGGGCTCCGGCCGAGGGGTCATCTCTCTTGCCAGCGCGACCGCGGCCTCGGTGAACACGGTCTTCGCGCGCGTGGCGTGGGAAATCGGTTCGGACAAAGTGGCCCAGATGGCCAAGCGCATGGGAATCCAGACCAAGATTCCTGCGCTGCCGTCGATCTCACTGGGCGCCGCGAACGTCACGCCGCTCGAGATGGCTTCGGCATACGGCACGCTTGCAACAGGCGGCGTGCTCCATAAGCCCGTCGTGATCGCGAAGGTCAAGGACAGCAACGGCGAGGTCATCTTCACCGCCAGCAAGCGTGGAAAGCGCGTTCTCAAGAAGGAGGTGGCTCGCGCCTCGACTGACGTGCTGCGACGTGTCATCACCGGTGGGACGGCGAGGCGCGCACAGATAGGACGTCCTGCGGCCGGCAAGACCGGCACGAGCCAGAACTACCGCGACGTGTGGTTCGTGGGGTACACCCCCCAGCTCGTCACTGCGGTGTGGGTCGGGCATCTGCAGGAACGCCCCGTGAGGGTCAACGGACGCAACGCGTTCGGCGGAACGGTCTGCGCGCCGATCTGGGCCGAGTTCATGCGGGGCGCGCTGGCTGGACAGCCCGCACTCGAGTTCCCGCGCGCAGGTCAACCGAAGTACTCGCCCGCCAAGTTCCACATTCCCGTGACCAAACCGCCGAGCGTAGTGGGCCTTGCGCTGGCCAACGCGAAGTCGAGACTCGGCGGTCAAAGCTACTCGATCAGTTACGTGTGGTCGGATAAGAAGGCTGGAACGGTCGTGGCTCAGGGCGCGAAGGGCGGCAAGTTGGTGCTCTACGTCTCCAAGGGCCGCAAGCCAGCGGACAGGCCGTCCATCACACCCGATCCGGCCCCCGATCCTGACCCTGATCCCGAACCTGAACCGGATCCCGATCCCGGCATTGACCCGACCTCGACGCCGACTCCCTGA